From a region of the bacterium genome:
- a CDS encoding HD domain-containing phosphohydrolase, translated as MAPVAVVGGPLQVLFVEDSEDDAALVVRQLRQAGYILNWERVDTAPAMATALRAQVWDLIVCDFSMPQFDAWGALEVLRQSGLDLPFVIVSGTIGEDTAVQAMKGGAHDYLLKGNLTRLPAAVERELREAIVRRERDRVEEELRDRDRRLRLVVEQAPLLLWTTDAELRFTSFEGGASGRADGTDSRPLGMALQAYFQMTVPGSSLVASHRRALGGDSVAYEFNWRALTFQGRAEPLRDQTGRIVGVISVGLDVTERKRAQEKIDRQLQRLGALHTIDMAITGGVELTRALGVVLEQALGGLRVDAADILLLNPHTQELSFAAERGFLTLALRYTRLRLGECYAGRAALERRIIDVPNLVGYPGQLARSPLLPEEQFVAYCAAPLIAKGQVRGVLEVFQRRPAARDNEWLEFLDALAVQAAIAIDNASLFADVQRANVELTLAYDTTLEGWAQALDLRDQATEGHSRRVTEMAVRLGRALGVGEAELVHMRRGALLHDIGKIAIPDHILRKPGSLASDEEQLMRQHPVRAYTLLSPIAYLRPALDIPYCHHEKWDGSGYPRGLRGEQIPLAARIFAIVDVWDALRSDRPYRPAWGRDRALAHIREQAGSHFDPRVVEVFLEIADVFDKLLPSGPTRP; from the coding sequence GTGGCGCCCGTAGCGGTGGTGGGTGGGCCCCTCCAAGTACTGTTCGTCGAAGACTCGGAGGACGACGCCGCGCTCGTGGTACGGCAGCTGCGCCAGGCGGGCTATATCCTGAACTGGGAGCGCGTCGACACCGCCCCCGCGATGGCCACCGCGCTCCGCGCGCAAGTATGGGACCTGATCGTCTGCGACTTCTCGATGCCGCAATTCGACGCCTGGGGCGCGCTGGAAGTACTCCGTCAGAGCGGCCTCGACCTCCCGTTCGTTATCGTCTCGGGCACGATCGGCGAAGACACCGCCGTCCAGGCGATGAAGGGGGGCGCCCACGACTACCTCCTGAAGGGCAACCTGACGCGGCTGCCCGCGGCCGTCGAGCGGGAGCTGCGCGAGGCCATCGTCCGGCGGGAGCGCGATCGAGTAGAGGAAGAGCTGCGCGACCGAGACAGGCGGCTGCGGCTAGTGGTCGAGCAGGCGCCGCTACTTCTGTGGACGACCGACGCGGAGCTGCGGTTCACGTCGTTCGAGGGTGGCGCGTCGGGCCGCGCGGACGGTACGGACAGCCGGCCTCTCGGTATGGCGCTGCAAGCGTACTTCCAGATGACGGTTCCGGGCTCTTCCCTCGTGGCGAGCCACCGGCGGGCGTTGGGTGGCGACTCTGTGGCCTACGAGTTCAACTGGCGGGCCCTGACCTTCCAGGGCCGGGCCGAGCCCCTGCGCGATCAGACGGGTCGCATCGTGGGCGTCATCAGCGTGGGACTCGACGTCACCGAGCGCAAGCGCGCGCAGGAGAAAATCGACCGCCAGCTCCAGCGCCTGGGCGCGCTGCACACCATCGACATGGCCATCACCGGGGGCGTCGAGCTTACTCGCGCGCTGGGCGTGGTCCTCGAGCAGGCGCTGGGCGGGCTTCGAGTGGATGCGGCGGACATTCTCCTGCTCAATCCCCATACCCAGGAACTTTCCTTCGCCGCCGAGCGCGGCTTTCTGACCCTAGCTCTCCGCTACACGCGCCTGCGGCTGGGGGAGTGCTATGCGGGCCGGGCGGCGCTCGAGCGGCGCATCATCGACGTCCCCAATCTCGTAGGCTATCCCGGCCAGCTTGCCCGCTCCCCGCTCCTTCCCGAGGAGCAGTTTGTCGCCTACTGCGCGGCCCCGCTGATTGCCAAGGGGCAGGTCCGGGGGGTCCTGGAGGTCTTCCAACGGCGCCCGGCCGCGCGCGACAACGAGTGGCTGGAGTTTCTGGACGCCCTGGCGGTGCAGGCGGCAATCGCCATCGACAACGCGAGCCTCTTCGCCGACGTGCAACGGGCGAACGTCGAGTTGACCCTTGCGTACGATACAACGCTGGAGGGCTGGGCTCAGGCCCTCGACTTGCGGGACCAGGCGACCGAGGGGCACTCGCGGCGCGTGACGGAGATGGCGGTGCGGCTGGGGCGTGCCCTGGGGGTCGGTGAAGCGGAGCTCGTGCACATGCGTCGTGGCGCGCTGCTGCACGATATCGGCAAGATCGCGATTCCGGACCACATCCTGCGCAAACCGGGATCGCTTGCGAGCGATGAGGAGCAGCTCATGCGGCAGCATCCAGTGCGCGCGTACACGCTGCTATCGCCGATCGCCTACCTTCGTCCCGCCCTCGACATCCCGTATTGCCATCACGAGAAGTGGGATGGGAGCGGGTATCCTCGGGGGTTGCGGGGCGAACAGATCCCGCTCGCGGCTCGAATCTTCGCGATCGTCGACGTCTGGGACG